Genomic DNA from Bacillota bacterium:
ATTGCCATCGGCAGCATCATGGGACCTTTTGTAGGCGGAGCCCTGGTCCAGTATATCGGGATTAAAAACAATATGCTGGCATCTGCCGGGATATTATTTGCAGCAACCACCATTTCCATATTGGGTACTGAGGAAAAAATCCACAAGCAGACAGAAAGAACAACAGTATTTCAAGATTTGCAGCTGGTCTTAAAAAACCGGATGCTGCAGGTGTTTTTTGTGAGTATGGTAGTTTTGCATATTTCCACTTTTATGTTTACGGCGATGCTTCCGCTGCGTGTCAGTGAACTGGCTGTTTCAAAATCCGATCTGACAGCTGGGATAATGTTTTCCCTGACGGGGATAGCCATGGCTTTAGGTTCGGTTTTTATAGGCAGGATTAAAAGCTATAGTTACAACAGTATTCTCCTGGTGGGACTCATCTCGAGCGGGGTTTTGTGTATTT
This window encodes:
- a CDS encoding MFS transporter, which encodes MYWQRNLRSLSIGAFIANISFTMFLPFFPNMLVSTGLKDNISLWTGILVSASFLASGLVAPVWGSLADRYGKRIMLARSGYGLVVIAILMAFAGNHWQLLLCRILYGFLGGFIPTSIMLTVSNTPQDKMGFALGIINSFIAIGSIMGPFVGGALVQYIGIKNNMLASAGILFAATTISILGTEEKIHKQTERTTVFQDLQLVLKNRMLQVFFVSMVVLHISTFMFTAMLPLRVSELAVSKSDLTAGIMFSLTGIAMALGSVFIGRIKSYSYNSILLVGLISSGVLCI